A window of Cucurbita pepo subsp. pepo cultivar mu-cu-16 chromosome LG06, ASM280686v2, whole genome shotgun sequence contains these coding sequences:
- the LOC111797528 gene encoding fasciclin-like arabinogalactan protein 1, which yields MQQLRRGAATGTLVLAVVLLVISAATAHNITKILAEHPEFSTFNHYLTTTHLAAEINQRTTITVCVVDNSAMSDLLSKHLSIFSVKNTLSLHVLLDYFGAKKLHQITNGTALAATMFQATGTAPGASGFVNITDLKGGKVGFALQDSEDIDAMYVKSVEEIPYNISVIQISKILPSEVAEAPTPSPSEMNLTGLMSAHGCKIFAETLQASDAAKTFQDNAIGGLTVFCPLDDVFKAFLPKFKNLTAAGKISLLEYHGLPVYMSMSMLKSNNGVMNTLATDGANKFDFVVQNDGEVVTLQTKVVTAKVTGTLLDEQPVAIYTIDKVLKPRELFKKEAPTPAPAPAPEEDKPADAPKSHSRRHKGPPAPAADSPADAPSNDDDDAADQTADGNGVAKLDAWRFVLAGISGLAVHLLL from the coding sequence ATGCAGCAGCTCCGCCGCGGCGCGGCCACCGGGACATTGGTCCTCGCCGTCGTTCTTCTCGTGATCTCTGCAGCTACGGCTCACAACATCACGAAGATTCTAGCGGAGCACCCGGAGTTCTCCACCTTCAACCACTACTTGACCACTACTCACCTCGCAGCGGAGATCAACCAGAGAACCACAATCACTGTCTGCGTCGTCGACAACTCCGCCATGTCCGATCTCTTGTCTAAGCACCTGTCCATTTTCTCCGTTAAGAACACTCTCTCGCTCCATGTCCTCCTTGACTACTTTGGAGCCAAGAAGCTTCACCAGATCACCAATGGCACTGCTCTTGCTGCGACTATGTTCCAAGCTACTGGCACTGCTCCTGGTGCTTCCGGTTTCGTCAATATCACCGATCTTAAAGGCGGGAAGGTAGGGTTTGCTCTTCAGGATAGTGAGGACATTGATGCGATGTATGTGAAATCTGTGGAGGAGATTCCGTACAATATCTCTGTGATTCAGATCAGTAAGATCTTGCCGTCGGAAGTGGCGGAGGCTCCAACTCCGTCTCCGAGTGAGATGAATTTGACCGGTTTAATGTCCGCTCACGGTTGCAAGATCTTCGCCGAAACTCTCCAGGCTTCCGATGCTGCAAAGACGTTTCAGGACAACGCAATCGGTGGATTGACGGTTTTCTGTCCTCTCGATGACGTTTTCAAGGCATTTCTGCCTAAGTTCAAGAACTTGACAGCCGCCGGAAAGATCTCGTTGCTCGAATACCACGGTTTACCTGTTTACATGTCAATGTCCATGCTCAAATCCAACAATGGCGTCATGAACACCTTAGCCACCGACGGTGCCAACAAGTTCGATTTCGTCGTGCAAAACGACGGCGAAGTAGTCACTCTCCAAACTAAAGTCGTAACCGCCAAGGTCACCGGCACGCTTCTCGACGAGCAACCAGTGGCGATCTACACAATCGACAAAGTTCTCAAGCCAAGAGAGCTCTTCAAAAAGGAGGCTCCAACTCCAGCACCAGCACCAGCGCCAGAGGAAGACAAACCTGCCGACGCACCAAAGTCTCATTCTCGTCGCCACAAAGGCCCTCCGGCTCCTGCTGCAGACTCACCAGCAGATGCACCATCTAACGACGACGACGATGCAGCAGATCAGACGGCGGACGGTAATGGCGTAGCGAAACTTGACGCATGGAGATTCGTTTTGGCCGGAATTTCAGGATTGGCAGTTCATCTTCTACTGTAA